The Punica granatum isolate Tunisia-2019 chromosome 4, ASM765513v2, whole genome shotgun sequence sequence GATacaaatgcatatatatatatatatatgtgtgtgtgtgtgtgtgtgcgcgcgctCTCAAAACCCTACCAAAGCTACACTGTTAATTATTAACAATcatctaatttattttccatGCATGTAGTTAATTCATTTCAAAGAAGATCATGGTAATACAAGAGGAGCATAAGTTAGCTCAGTGATATAATTCATCGATTCAAAGTCAAAAGATCTCGAGTTAGATGTTCATTAGTGGGATTTATTATACGACTTGCAGTGCTCGATCAAATGCATGTTTATGCATCGTTAGCTTCTCATTCTTTCTAATAAAATCTTCATGAGCTGGTCGATAAGAGCAATAGCAGAAGCAATAAATTGAGACATTATGAAGTTGACGTAATATGGGGAGCTGACCGTACAATGTGACAGACATGTATATGTACATCTTGGCATGTGTAATGTGACACAaatgtatttttatatatacacataagaGCCACATATATTCGCTCCTCATATTGCTCCGCAAATCCTCCACGTGTCACGTGGTCCCGTCCATCCAAGAATTATTCCTCCCtagatatttatatatgtaagtacttgaattaataatttattaattaattaactaactAATTACTTTCACGAAAAAGAAATCCCATGCATAAGCCGAAAACTCCCATCCCAAGCAAGAATTGAATCCTCATTTATTGCTCCTGTCTCTCCCTCTGTCGGAAGTCTGCAATCATTTTAGAAATGGTTGCACAATACATGCAATTAAGTTACTTAAAATTATAGTaaattagtttaatttttaagtaaattatacgtctttcaagtaaattatatgtattttgattaaaaaaattgggataaattacttaatttttcagtaaattacttatatttgAAGTAAATTACACAGATTTTgaatagttttttttagtaaaattGTGGAAAATATTGCTCTCATAATTTCGAGATTTCGAATGAGTCTTTACTATTTTAGTAAATTACATggatttcaaaagaaatttacttaaatttttagtaaaCTATTTGAGTATATTATATCACCAATTTCGATGAGTGCACATTAGAATTATCCCACTGTGatagaaaaaaagaggaaaagaaaatattcagtCGGGATCTTACCTTTCCACAGTGATCTTATTCCTCATGGTGGAGGTTCGTTGTGTGCACCTATTACATGTAAGCCTATTTCTTCAAAATGTAGAACGAGGAAACATCAACATTGAATGACCATGccagtattttttttttggatgaatggCGAATTTCATTAATCAAAAGTAATTACATCAGAGGCCATTAACCCAGTACAACGTGAGAGACTAAGCCCCAAACTCTACCCAAAAGGGAACTAATTAGTTGTGAACAAAATCAGAAGAGTTAAACATGTGACCGACTAACGTAGCATTTACAATTTTTTGTGAGAGACAGGGGTAAACACTCAGCTTCGCTTTCACATCTGCAAAGACCTTCTGAACTATTGCCGCTGGAGGAGAGATATACTTTTGGTAAATTTTGACATTCCTCTCTCGCCATGTACAGTATATGTAGTGAGTCCAAAGAAGCTTGAGGCAAATGACATCAAGCTTCTTCCCTCGAAGGGAAGCAATCCAGTTGATTTCCGTATTCCAACTCACCGTAGTTCGGTGCAAACCGATTCGAGCTAGCAAACTTTTCCAAATTCCTTGGGTAACAAGACATTTAAAAAAGAGATGATCACGAGTCTCCCTCTGTATACTGCAAAATTCGCACTCAGTTGACGCAAGCTAAATCCCCCATTTTGATAGCCAGTCTTTAGTAGCTAGTTTATTATGAACACTGAGCCAGCTAATAAAAGAAGAGCGAGGAAAATGTCCATCAAACCATATTGCACTTCCCCATTCCATTTTAGGGCCTCATGCcagtattttttatatatgaagaaaatttctttttctgatgTCCTTATAAATTGTTGCTAATAGTTCGATCAATTACCGGTCCTTCCTCTTTCTCACAGCTACCACATTATGTCGGATATCATTTAAAGATATCTTTTCCCTCTGTACTGTTTTCCCTCGGAAAATGAATTTCATAAAGATCAAAGtacaatattttttcttttctgataaGATCACAgaatatttcaaataaattaccTATGAATAATCTCATTAGTTTTCTTGGGTGGAATAATCTCATCAGTTCAACCGTTCACTTACCCTCTAGTGACATggtaaaaatataataatctatatctctatctctatctctatatcaatatctatatatatatctatatatatatatatgaaagtaaaAATGAGGTGAGCCCAATTAGATGGCCTCAGAACACTCAGtttatgaatgaaattttctcgattattttattttttaaaatttcaaatcgttttcatttcaaaattgtcaataatattttccgaaattaattatgttatagaatcatcaacaaaattttccgaaattatttaccaaaaaatatttttacttataaattataaattatattcgGTTATAAAATTGTCAACAAAATCTTTTGGAAatatttacccaaaaattttcttatgaaTAAAATCTTacgaaattatcaaaaaaatgaaaaaaaaaattttgtacaTTATTTGttacaaattataaataacaAAATCGTTTTCAAAGTCGCTTCAGCCTCGAGACAACCTAAGGCTTTCTATCAACTAAGGCTTTATCTGAATTTAGCATTATGAGTGAGTCCATGGATTCTCTGTGTTACATGATGCAGAATTTGAATCTTCTATAGTAgaggatttttttaaaatttcaagaatGATAGAAAAGTGATAAGATTCACATGTAGTCACGGAGTCACTTTACAGACCAGAATGATTAGTATATATTTTCCATGGTTATATATGAGATGGGTAAACATTCAGTACCTATATGATATAGTAATTTTGGTAAAACTGTTTTACGACTGTGTTGTTCTGTCAGTTCAGCCTTTGTTGTTTATAGCTTTATCATATAATTTCTCTTTcgaatttttattctttatttctttttaaactGGTGGATATATCTCGTGCAATGCACGATTTCCACGACTTGTTTCCATATAATAAGAAAGAGAATGacatgataattaattaatcacacCAAAATTAATTAGATCGTACCCGTCAAGTACGGAGACAACGTGAGGATCGAGTGTTGcatcataaatatatacatgggATTGCTTCTCAGGATAAACCCTAAAAATGATTGAAACCCATCACTATAAATTAACTCCACAAGTCCATTTCTGATCTCTATGTATCTGAAACCTTTGCAGCATTGATCTCGGATCGTTAACTAAACGATGACATCGTCACTCGTTATCGTTGGTCGGGTTATACTATTCCTCACATTCCTCGCCCTGGTCCAGTCGTCAAATGCCGTCTACAATGTGGTCAGTTACGGTGCAAAATCCAACGGGCGAACCGACTCCGCGCTAGCGTTTTCCAAGGCATGGTCAGCAGCATGCCGCTCCACGGTGCCTGCCACCATCTATGTGCCCCGAGGGAAATTCCTGCTGGGAGCGATAGTGTTCAGAGGCCCGTGCAGAAGCAGGGTCACATTTCGGATGTACGGCACGCTGCTGGCCTCGTCGAACTACTGGAGCCTTGGGAATAGCAACGACTGGATCCTGTTCCAGTACGTGAACAGGCTCTCGATCCATGGCGGGACCCTGAATGCCCAGGGAGCCACCTACTGGGCTTGCCGGAGGTCTGGGAAGAGCTGCCCTACCCCTGCCAAGGTCTGGCCGTGATCTCCTTTCACATATTTACTCGGTATAATTGGTATGAGCTACCAGCTGCGCTTCGATGAACCGGAAAAAACAACAACATAAGCCATTTCTCCATCGACTTTCTCAACTCTTTCGATTACCAAATACCGGATAGTCCGAaaacatttttaaaaagataGTCTTCCTTCAAGCAAATCAGTCAATTGTTCGTCTAGCTATATGTATTCAATCCTCAAGTAgttataaataaacatgcatgcatatattacatacatacaatattgttatatataatatatttatatacatttgcCTAACTGGGCTGGCTTGGGAATGAAGCTTAATGCCTCAtgtgcatatatgtgtatacagTTGcagtttcttcttctctcttctgATATTTATCGCTTCCTTCTCGCGGCACCATTTTTATTCCCATAGACCGTAATTCTAGGGTTTGAATACTTGCAGACAATCTCGTTCCAGAGGTCGAGCAATGTTCTGGTGAGCGGCCTGACTTCATTCAACAGCAAGATGTTCCACTTCTTCGTGGCTCGCTGCACAAACGTCAGGATCCAGGGAGTGAGGATATTCGCCCCGAGCTGGAGTCCCAACACCGATGGCATTCACGTCCAAACCTCGAGTGGCATAACCATCACCTCCTCCTTGATAAAAACCGGGGACGACTGCATCTCAATGGGCCCCGGCTCCAAGAACGTTTGGATTGATCGGATCTCTTGCGGTCCCGGACATGGAATCAGGCAATGCATAACATTACGGCTTCTCATCTATATTTGTAGTTTCCTGTGAATATGAATCAACTcatctttttatatattatacaattatataatatagatgTCGACACGGTCATATGTGTTTACGTTCATGTTGTATTCGTATATCAGCATAGGGAGCCTTGGGCAGTATGCCAACGAAGAAGCGGTTCAAAATGTGACGGTCAGGAACGTAGTGTTCACAGGAACTCAGAACGGAGTTCGAATCAAGTCATGGGAAACAGCTTACCCCGGCTCCGTCACTTCGGTTCAATTCAGGAACATCATCATGAGAAACGTCTTCAATCCCATCATAATCGATCAGGAGTATTGCCCCAGTAACATAAATTGTCCAAACAAGGTATTGCTTTATAAATTAGGCTATTGTTTTAACTTATAGTAAATTGttacataaaattattttcttttacttgGGTCCTGCAGAGTTCGGGGGTGAAGATAAGTCGGGTGACATACAAGAACATAAAGGGGACATCGGCCACGCAAGTAGCAGCAAGCTTCGTATGCAGCCCGAGCAATCCGTGCCAGGGCATCAAATTACGCGATATCAATCTCTCTCACCACACAAGGAAACTCGCGGTCACTTCTTATTGTAAGAACGCTAGAGGAAGCACGTCGGGCCCCGTTCTCCCAAGAAGTTGCCTCACATGAACACAAGACATtcaaaattatgagaaaatccAAACAAAGCAATAGTGGCTATCACAGTTAATCTAGGGTTACGCATAAAGAAACCCGTCTAATAATCgatcatatatgtatgtgtaatTTCTCATTGCATTCTTTCATTGCCATCTCTTCCAAAGTGAAtcgtaatatataattaaatatcaaTTCGCTTGAATTATTTGATGACTCATGCATCAGTTCAAATTGGGGATGAATATTAGGAGCCGTGCTTGGCTCAGTTACTTTGATTAAAATAGTAGAACATCTccgtattttttttcatttaataatttaattatgagtgctgtaaattaaatttttctttggaTAGAAATCCTAGCTAAAGCCCTAAAactagggaaaaaaaaaaaagaatgacaaAATGGGGCTAAAAGACCCCTGCCACATTCCCGGGGAGCGAGGCACACCTAATCTAGGAGGGCTAACATCAAGCCGATGCACACCTAGCGGCATCTCGAAAGCTCGGTTGGCAAGCCAACCTTTAACTATTTCCTTCTCCGTACGCGTGACAAATTCTTTTAGATATAAGGGATAGTACCGTGAGATTAGtgaatataataaaaagatgCTAGTAATTTTACGATAAAtatcgaatttaaaattttttattattgggGAAGATGCATGTGACAAATTGAGAATATTTAAAGGCTCATTTATTTTCAGGGTTATAATCacaaaaactttaactttaactttaactcaacccactacacaataaaaatacacatttacCAAgtcaactttaactttaactcaacacactatacaacatttgtcatttttcacgatcaaaatcaaagttactttaactctgaaactaaACGCATTAACAAAAGATTGTGATTAGAAAGTTTGCCAACCAGATTTGACCAAACTAAGGTGACAAGTGGTTTCCTCCGACTTGGACTCTCTGCCTTTGGCACTAATCATAGTTTTTGACTCTATGACCAATTAAGTGTGGCTGATGTTTCCTCTTTCCCACTCCCTTTTAAAGATTTTTCTTCATATTCTCAGTCTCTTATCGATCGATCGAGTGTATCAGAACTAGTAAAATCCCGAGTTCGAGACCGTTCTGATCCGATTTTCATTTTGTGCGACGGAATGATCTCTACCAAAATATTAGAAAGAACTACTCAATTTGGCCATTACTCATTTCAAGTGAGAGCTATAGAAGTTCAGTGGGTCAAAAGGTGGTCCGCTGATTATTGCATCTTAGTCGTCATCGATTTTCGGTACGCAAAGTATATTAGTCATAGTCCAACACTAATGAACATATTTAGGTATGTGtcaacttcttcttcttcttctagaGAAGAGACACCATGCATGCGCAAATATCATCGCCCCAACTATACAAGTCGCAGACTGATAAAATGTCCACCTTTGATTCGTAGCCCGACGTATTAATAACATCAACAatacactcttttttttttttttccttttcttttgtgcaTCATGAATCAATAAATTTTGACTAGTTCAGTTCAATCCGAACCACCTTCATTCAGATTAGCCAACACTACTATTTATCCAAAAGGAAATCAACCGGACAAAACTTCTCGCTCACTGCCAGAACAAACGCCTTTAAATGGATTTAAAATCTAATGTTCCGTTTAgttacattattaaaattataaaaattttaactttaattttaactcaacacgctacataattattttttattttttacaattaaaatcaaagtttcATCAACTCTGAAATTAGATCGAACCATAAGTGACCCTCGTGTAAATATATCTCGGGGACCTCTGGCTTTGCCTTTGACTGTCTCGGTCACTTTGTTGACTATCTTGATTTGatggggaggggaggggaggggaagAGCAATAAAAACATGGGCTTTTTCCCGCCGGTTGCAAAAGTAGAAGATGGGGATCTTTATTTGTGATCAATCTCTCAGTAATAGGACAGCGAAGGAGGCTCGGATTTTCCATCAATCCCTGCTCCGATCAATTCTCTGCAATGCGTTCTTGAATGAAAGGCGAGAAATTTGAGGGTTTGTTCTTGTTGGGTCGTTTGAGTTTGGGGGAGAATCTGATAGATTGATCGACCGATGGATCACCATTCCATGGAGAAAGAGAAGCAGAGCAACCCGCTTCACGCGGCCGCCAGGGAAGGCGACGTGGGCAAGATCAGTGAGATTTTTGAGATGGGCGACGGCTGCGGGTCCAAGAAGAAACTGCTGCTGGGGCGGAACTCGGAGGGGGAGACGCCGCTGTACGTGGCGGCGGAGAAAGGGCAGGTGGAGGCGGTTGCTGAGATATTGAGGCACTCCGACATCGAGAGCGCTTCCGCCGTCGCCAGAAATGGGTTTGACCCCTTCCATGTTGCAGCAAAGCAGGGTCATTTTGGTGAGAAGAAACTCCCAAAGTTCGATCATTTCTTGTATCTAAATCAATCATTTAATTGGTTgattctcttgatcatcaagtATCCTTAGTTGGATAAGATCGTTTATTGCTTAATACATAGGAAACTGCGAATTTACTAGGAATTTTGGCGGCTTAGTTAAGTGTATCCATGACGCCAATGCTTTTTGTTCGAGGACCATGAAGTTTTCCGGTATTCCTGACccgaaaagagaaaattgtCGCAGATGTGTTGAAGGAGCTTTTGCGCAGGTTCCCGAGCCTGGCGCTTACTACAGACCAGTCGTGTTCCACTGCCCTGCACACGGCTGCTGCTCAAGGCCACATTGAGGTAGTCAAACTTCTATTGGAAACCGACTCGAACCTTGCCAAGATAGCACGGAACAATGGGAAGACT is a genomic window containing:
- the LOC116204467 gene encoding polygalacturonase-like, yielding MTSSLVIVGRVILFLTFLALVQSSNAVYNVVSYGAKSNGRTDSALAFSKAWSAACRSTVPATIYVPRGKFLLGAIVFRGPCRSRVTFRMYGTLLASSNYWSLGNSNDWILFQYVNRLSIHGGTLNAQGATYWACRRSGKSCPTPAKTISFQRSSNVLVSGLTSFNSKMFHFFVARCTNVRIQGVRIFAPSWSPNTDGIHVQTSSGITITSSLIKTGDDCISMGPGSKNVWIDRISCGPGHGISIGSLGQYANEEAVQNVTVRNVVFTGTQNGVRIKSWETAYPGSVTSVQFRNIIMRNVFNPIIIDQEYCPSNINCPNKSSGVKISRVTYKNIKGTSATQVAASFVCSPSNPCQGIKLRDINLSHHTRKLAVTSYCKNARGSTSGPVLPRSCLT